The following proteins are encoded in a genomic region of Coleofasciculaceae cyanobacterium:
- a CDS encoding peptidase domain-containing ABC transporter produces MKYQTVLQHSEEDCGAACIATVAKHHGRTFAIGRIREAVGTGSRGTTLLGLSRGAEVFGFNARQVKANAQIIDRINEVPLPAIIHWKGYHWVVLYGKKGKKYVVADPGVGIRHLTHRELFEGWGNGIMLLLTPDDSRFYEQENDKVGGFGRYIQRVWPYRNILFLAILINCAIGLLSLASPIMMQLLTDDVLVRGDTQLLTTLAIAVILMNLFRSGVSLVQSHLIGHFGQKLQLGLILEYGRKLLHLPLSYFEGRRSGEVVSRIADVNAINALVSEIVLGLPSQFFIAIISLAVMIVYSWELTLASIGAFVIVTLINLLFLPALRRKTRNQIVLGTENQGFLVETFRGVQVLKTTQATPQAWEEYQSNYGRLANLGWSTMKLGLYSSSITGILSTFTSISILWLGSYLVINQSLSIGQLLAFNGMSGNFLGFLGAAIGLIDEFITAQVVIQRLTEVIDATPEDEKDFQKPWAEISGNADITCNKLNFHHAGRVDLLEDFSVTIPGGKVIALIGQSGCGKSTLAKLLAGLYSSQSGNVRYDAYNQQDLSLECLRQQIVLVPQEPHFWSRSILENFRFSYPQVTFEQIVNACQIAGADEFISELPDKYQTVLGEFGANLSGGQKQRLAIARAIVTDPPVLILDESTGALDPVGEAKVLEQLLECRQGKTTIMISHRPKVIQRADWIIMLETGKLKIQGTPEDLGSVAGEHLNFLDNIVPSTHNLLLKSSSFSTNGISANGNAKAANVNHT; encoded by the coding sequence ATGAAATATCAAACAGTTCTCCAACACAGTGAAGAAGATTGTGGTGCTGCCTGCATCGCCACGGTTGCCAAACATCACGGACGCACCTTTGCCATCGGTCGCATTCGCGAAGCAGTAGGCACGGGTTCGCGAGGAACTACTCTGCTAGGCTTGAGTCGAGGAGCAGAAGTCTTTGGATTTAACGCTCGTCAAGTCAAAGCCAATGCTCAAATTATCGATCGCATCAATGAAGTACCCCTGCCAGCCATTATTCACTGGAAAGGCTACCATTGGGTGGTTTTATACGGCAAAAAAGGCAAAAAATACGTTGTTGCCGATCCTGGCGTAGGCATCCGTCACCTTACTCACCGAGAGTTGTTTGAAGGTTGGGGTAATGGCATCATGCTGCTATTGACACCAGATGACAGTCGTTTTTACGAACAAGAAAACGACAAAGTTGGGGGTTTTGGTAGATATATTCAACGGGTTTGGCCCTATCGTAATATTCTATTCTTAGCAATTCTCATCAACTGTGCCATCGGACTGCTTTCTCTAGCTTCGCCGATAATGATGCAGTTACTTACTGATGACGTATTGGTAAGAGGCGATACTCAACTGCTGACTACTTTAGCGATCGCTGTTATTTTGATGAACTTGTTTCGCAGTGGGGTTAGTTTAGTCCAATCACATTTAATCGGACACTTCGGTCAGAAATTACAGTTGGGACTAATTCTCGAATACGGACGCAAACTACTCCACTTGCCCTTATCTTACTTTGAAGGACGACGCAGTGGAGAAGTAGTCAGTCGTATTGCCGATGTCAATGCTATTAATGCCTTAGTTTCGGAGATAGTTTTGGGTTTACCCAGTCAATTCTTTATTGCCATAATTTCCCTAGCTGTGATGATTGTCTACAGTTGGGAATTAACTCTAGCTTCTATTGGTGCTTTTGTAATTGTCACTTTAATCAACCTGCTATTTCTTCCTGCCTTACGGCGCAAAACTCGCAACCAGATTGTCTTGGGTACAGAAAACCAAGGCTTTTTAGTAGAAACTTTTCGTGGCGTGCAGGTACTTAAAACTACCCAAGCCACTCCTCAAGCTTGGGAAGAATATCAAAGCAACTATGGTCGCCTTGCTAACCTGGGCTGGAGTACGATGAAGCTGGGACTATACAGCAGTAGCATTACGGGCATTCTTTCTACTTTTACTTCTATTAGCATCCTTTGGTTGGGTAGCTACTTAGTAATCAATCAAAGTTTATCCATCGGTCAACTGCTGGCATTTAACGGCATGAGTGGCAACTTTCTCGGTTTCTTAGGTGCAGCAATTGGCTTAATTGATGAGTTTATTACCGCACAGGTGGTTATTCAACGTTTGACCGAAGTAATTGATGCTACCCCAGAAGACGAAAAAGATTTCCAAAAGCCTTGGGCGGAAATTTCTGGCAATGCCGATATTACTTGTAATAAGCTCAATTTTCATCATGCTGGCAGAGTCGATCTTTTAGAAGATTTTTCTGTAACTATTCCTGGAGGAAAAGTCATCGCTTTGATCGGTCAATCTGGCTGTGGTAAGAGTACCCTTGCCAAACTCTTAGCTGGCTTATATTCTTCTCAATCTGGCAACGTTCGCTATGATGCTTATAACCAGCAAGACCTTTCTTTAGAATGCTTGCGTCAGCAGATAGTGCTGGTGCCACAAGAACCACATTTTTGGAGTCGTTCGATTCTGGAAAACTTTCGCTTTAGCTATCCACAAGTTACTTTCGAGCAAATTGTTAACGCTTGCCAAATTGCTGGTGCTGACGAATTTATCAGCGAACTACCAGATAAGTATCAAACAGTTTTAGGAGAATTTGGTGCAAATCTATCTGGCGGACAAAAGCAAAGATTGGCAATTGCCAGGGCAATTGTTACCGACCCACCAGTTTTAATTTTAGATGAATCGACAGGTGCTCTCGATCCAGTTGGTGAAGCTAAGGTATTAGAACAATTGCTTGAATGCCGACAGGGCAAGACCACGATTATGATTAGCCATCGCCCTAAAGTAATTCAACGCGCCGATTGGATTATTATGCTCGAAACAGGCAAACTAAAAATTCAAGGTACTCCAGAAGATCTAGGTTCTGTGGCTGGCGAACATTTAAATTTCTTAGACAATATTGTCCCCTCAACTCATAATTTGCTACTCAAATCCTCTAGTTTTTCTACTAATGGCATTTCCGCTAACGGTAACGCTAAAGCAGCCAATGTAAACCACACTTAA
- a CDS encoding HlyD family efflux transporter periplasmic adaptor subunit: protein MLTNPPPGFLPQLQENEFLPPIGRWIIFGGVFVVTTVGLTVPLSSVAKYKETVKAPASLRPAGELRIVQAATPGTITELRVRENQPVKQGDIIAIVDGSRLETKQTQLEDNIRQSKLQLQQIQAQIAAQNNRILAEQDRLNRAVTSANAELDRRQREYQNLMITTAAEVEEAEANLELAAEELNQAQTDLITATADWNSSKAELSAAVAKRNRYQTIADSGALSRDHLEEAKLSVVQLQQQVYGKQAAIKRQQQEITRRELAVAAVQARNNSVRAALNPSDAEVAIARSNIAQERAVGRATIANLHKEQQALEQQRIELQNQIERDKSELQQVKRELEQSIITATADGTIFQLNLRNTGQTVVAGDKIAQIAPEDATLTLKAMVSAKEIGKIKTNQTTSTKISACPYPDYGTLKGTVTKIAPDAIAPQTDNARGATQANIPSGKAFYEVAIAPETNVLQRQQHQCLLQSGMEGTTDIITREETVLKFLLRKAKLLTNI from the coding sequence ATGTTAACCAACCCCCCGCCAGGCTTTTTACCCCAATTACAAGAAAACGAATTTTTACCCCCCATCGGACGCTGGATTATCTTTGGTGGTGTGTTTGTCGTCACTACTGTCGGACTTACTGTTCCTCTGTCTTCTGTAGCTAAATACAAAGAAACTGTCAAAGCTCCAGCTAGTCTGCGTCCTGCGGGTGAATTACGTATCGTTCAGGCAGCAACTCCAGGCACGATTACCGAGTTGAGAGTTAGAGAAAATCAACCAGTCAAACAGGGAGACATTATCGCTATTGTAGACGGTTCCCGTTTGGAAACCAAACAGACACAGTTAGAAGACAATATCAGACAATCAAAATTGCAGCTTCAGCAAATTCAAGCTCAAATTGCCGCTCAAAACAACCGTATATTAGCAGAACAAGATCGCCTCAATCGTGCTGTTACCTCTGCCAATGCCGAATTAGACCGCCGCCAGAGAGAATATCAAAACTTGATGATTACTACTGCTGCTGAAGTAGAAGAAGCAGAAGCCAATCTTGAATTGGCTGCTGAAGAATTAAATCAGGCACAAACAGACCTAATTACCGCCACTGCCGACTGGAACTCTAGTAAAGCTGAATTAAGTGCCGCTGTAGCCAAACGCAATCGCTATCAGACTATTGCTGATTCGGGAGCCCTGTCGCGCGATCATTTAGAAGAAGCAAAACTAAGTGTAGTGCAACTACAACAACAAGTTTATGGCAAACAGGCAGCTATTAAAAGACAACAACAGGAAATAACTCGCCGAGAACTCGCAGTGGCTGCGGTACAGGCAAGAAACAATAGTGTTCGAGCCGCTCTCAACCCCAGTGATGCCGAAGTGGCGATCGCCCGTAGTAATATTGCCCAGGAACGAGCAGTAGGCAGAGCTACTATTGCCAACCTACATAAAGAGCAGCAGGCTTTAGAGCAACAGCGCATCGAACTACAAAATCAGATCGAGCGCGACAAGAGCGAACTACAGCAAGTAAAAAGAGAATTAGAACAGAGTATTATTACCGCCACTGCGGACGGTACGATTTTTCAACTCAATCTCCGCAATACAGGTCAAACGGTAGTAGCAGGAGATAAAATCGCCCAAATTGCGCCTGAAGATGCTACTTTAACGCTTAAAGCGATGGTTTCTGCCAAAGAAATTGGCAAAATTAAAACCAATCAAACTACCAGCACCAAAATTTCTGCCTGTCCTTATCCCGACTATGGCACGCTAAAAGGAACGGTAACAAAAATTGCCCCAGATGCGATCGCCCCACAAACCGACAATGCTAGAGGTGCTACTCAAGCTAATATTCCAAGTGGTAAAGCCTTTTATGAGGTAGCGATCGCCCCTGAAACTAATGTTCTCCAACGCCAGCAGCATCAATGTCTGCTTCAGTCGGGAATGGAAGGTACGACCGATATTATCACCAGAGAAGAAACCGTTCTAAAATTCTTGCTTAGAAAAGCCAAGCTTTTGACAAATATTTAG
- a CDS encoding transposase domain-containing protein: protein MELQPLTLIAPKIQVSEIFPALELIMSHQAIDEAISETNSQQKRNRLLPTHLIIALVIGLSWWSKNLSISQKFGSSWKQ from the coding sequence ATGGAACTCCAACCTTTAACTCTTATTGCTCCAAAAATCCAAGTAAGTGAAATATTTCCTGCCTTGGAATTAATCATGTCCCATCAAGCTATTGATGAGGCAATCTCAGAAACAAATAGTCAACAAAAGCGTAACCGTCTGCTTCCGACTCATCTAATTATCGCCTTAGTAATTGGTCTGAGTTGGTGGTCGAAAAACTTATCAATCAGTCAAAAATTTGGGTCAAGTTGGAAACAGTAA
- a CDS encoding helix-turn-helix domain-containing protein, translated as MSKSLNSSLNTRKRVKKKNDCIMLYWLKSGQVKSRQELAHRLARNESTIYRWLKKYQQGGLTRLLEVKVAPEIKPKIKGKVLEQLQEKLSQPKGFKSYRGIHSWLTQLFGLEIGYLTVHRIVRYQLKSQT; from the coding sequence ATGTCGAAGAGCTTAAACAGCAGCTTAAACACCAGAAAAAGGGTCAAGAAAAAGAACGACTGCATAATGCTCTATTGGCTCAAAAGTGGTCAAGTAAAAAGCCGTCAAGAACTAGCTCACAGATTAGCTCGAAACGAATCTACTATTTACCGATGGCTAAAAAAGTATCAGCAAGGGGGGTTAACTAGATTGCTAGAAGTGAAAGTAGCACCTGAAATCAAACCTAAGATTAAGGGGAAAGTTTTAGAGCAACTTCAGGAAAAATTATCTCAGCCAAAAGGTTTTAAAAGTTATCGAGGCATTCATTCTTGGTTGACCCAGTTGTTCGGGTTAGAGATAGGCTATTTAACGGTACATCGAATAGTTCGCTATCAGCTAAAGAGCCAAACTTAA
- a CDS encoding DUF4160 domain-containing protein, which yields MATVLKIDGYIVRIWSNDHLPRHVHVFKGNGECVINLVGEGGNPELREFYQMKHKEVAKAIKIVAENQEKLIQAWISIHKA from the coding sequence ATGGCTACTGTACTGAAAATAGATGGATACATAGTTAGGATTTGGTCTAACGACCATTTACCTCGTCACGTCCATGTATTCAAAGGTAATGGCGAATGCGTAATTAATCTCGTGGGTGAAGGTGGCAATCCAGAACTACGAGAGTTTTACCAAATGAAGCATAAGGAAGTAGCCAAGGCAATCAAAATAGTTGCCGAAAACCAGGAGAAATTAATCCAGGCGTGGATTTCCATTCACAAGGCATAA